The Enteractinococcus fodinae genome has a segment encoding these proteins:
- a CDS encoding thymidine phosphorylase translates to MHTAVDVITAKRNGTPLTEDQITWIVNAYTAGDVSDEQFAALAMAIYFQGLTDAELFALTTAMLNSGTRLDFSTLGKPTADKHSTGGVGDKITLPLTPLVASYGVAVPQLSGRGLGHTGGTLDKLESIPGFQVHLSEEHIRNQLLDPGGVICAATAELAPADKKIYALRDVTATVDSMPLIASSIMSKKLAEGTDTLVLDVKTGTGAFMQDEADARRLAEKMVWLGKAHGVATTAVLTRMDTPLGYTVGNAIEIEESLDVLNGQGPDDVVELTLTLAKHMLAGAGIEADPAENLANGKAMDAWRAMVTAQHGDPDAPLPTATHEHYVTAPTSGVLSRMDARAIGEAAWRLGAGRQYQGQPVQATAGIRLHAKPGDSVTEGERLFTLYTETPEQFEAATRLVETAVEVAETYTAPEVIVDVIR, encoded by the coding sequence ATGCACACCGCCGTAGACGTCATCACCGCCAAGCGCAACGGAACACCGTTGACCGAGGACCAGATCACCTGGATCGTCAACGCGTATACGGCAGGTGATGTCTCCGATGAGCAGTTCGCCGCCTTGGCGATGGCGATTTACTTCCAAGGCCTCACCGATGCTGAGCTGTTTGCTCTGACCACCGCGATGCTGAACTCTGGCACCAGATTGGATTTCTCCACGCTGGGCAAACCCACGGCAGATAAACACTCGACCGGGGGAGTGGGCGATAAGATCACTTTGCCGCTGACCCCGCTGGTCGCTTCTTACGGGGTTGCCGTGCCACAGCTGTCCGGCCGCGGCCTCGGCCACACCGGTGGCACCCTGGACAAGCTGGAATCCATCCCCGGCTTCCAAGTGCACCTGAGTGAAGAACACATCCGGAACCAGCTGCTCGACCCCGGTGGAGTCATCTGCGCTGCCACAGCTGAACTGGCCCCGGCCGATAAAAAGATCTATGCCCTACGAGATGTCACCGCCACTGTGGACTCGATGCCGCTGATCGCCTCATCGATCATGTCCAAAAAACTGGCCGAAGGCACCGACACGCTGGTGTTAGACGTCAAAACCGGGACCGGTGCGTTCATGCAGGACGAGGCCGACGCCCGGCGTTTGGCCGAGAAGATGGTCTGGTTGGGCAAAGCCCACGGAGTGGCCACCACCGCCGTGCTCACCCGCATGGACACGCCGTTGGGTTACACCGTGGGCAACGCGATTGAAATCGAAGAGAGCCTTGATGTGCTCAACGGACAGGGGCCCGACGACGTGGTGGAACTGACCCTCACGTTAGCCAAGCACATGCTGGCGGGTGCGGGTATCGAAGCTGACCCAGCGGAAAACCTGGCCAACGGCAAAGCCATGGACGCTTGGCGCGCGATGGTCACCGCCCAACACGGCGACCCAGACGCTCCACTACCCACCGCGACCCACGAACACTATGTCACGGCCCCGACCTCCGGTGTACTGTCCCGGATGGATGCCCGTGCCATCGGAGAAGCCGCCTGGCGCCTGGGTGCTGGACGCCAATATCAGGGCCAACCCGTCCAAGCCACCGCCGGCATCCGGTTGCACGCCAAACCCGGTGACAGCGTCACCGAAGGCGAGCGCCTGTTCACGCTGTACACCGAGACCCCGGAACAGTTCGAGGCCGCGACCCGGCTAGTCGAGACCGCCGTCGAAGTGGCCGAGACCTACACCGCGCCAGAAGTGATCGTCGATGTCATACGCTAA
- a CDS encoding DsbA family protein yields the protein MSTSHKTTSTRLWVMPTLIVLGAVIALVAVFFWGRSTATTEADSQPPAAQQETEEAETVPPEIVEQVIRRDAEDPLAVGQTDAPVVMVMFSDYQCPFCGRWTAETLPEMQQFVDAGELRIEFRDVNMYGEDSRRAASASVAAAEQGEFTDYHARLFDGGETLDGFSAEALTDIAAEMGMDTDQFQADMDSEKTAEIVQTNEQLGQELGATSTPSFIINDTPVVGAQPADVFIDAVEEALANTQE from the coding sequence GTGTCCACATCCCACAAGACGACTTCGACCCGCTTATGGGTGATGCCCACCCTGATTGTCCTCGGTGCGGTCATTGCACTGGTGGCAGTTTTCTTCTGGGGGAGGTCCACTGCAACGACAGAAGCGGACTCTCAACCTCCAGCAGCGCAGCAAGAGACTGAAGAGGCGGAAACGGTTCCTCCCGAAATCGTTGAGCAGGTCATTCGCCGCGATGCAGAAGACCCGTTGGCCGTGGGCCAAACCGATGCTCCAGTCGTGATGGTCATGTTTTCTGATTACCAGTGTCCATTCTGTGGTCGCTGGACCGCAGAGACGCTGCCAGAGATGCAACAGTTCGTGGATGCGGGCGAACTACGTATCGAGTTTCGCGATGTGAATATGTACGGCGAGGATTCACGTCGGGCAGCCAGCGCCTCTGTTGCTGCGGCCGAACAAGGCGAATTCACCGACTATCACGCTCGGCTATTTGATGGGGGAGAGACCCTCGATGGTTTCTCCGCTGAGGCTCTGACCGATATCGCCGCCGAGATGGGCATGGACACTGACCAGTTCCAGGCTGATATGGATTCTGAAAAGACTGCCGAAATAGTGCAAACGAATGAACAACTCGGCCAGGAGCTCGGGGCGACCTCGACCCCGTCGTTCATCATAAACGACACCCCGGTGGTTGGAGCTCAACCAGCTGACGTGTTTATTGATGCCGTTGAAGAAGCACTGGCGAACACTCAGGAGTAA
- a CDS encoding mannose-1-phosphate guanylyltransferase — protein MNHQQLSSSHIPGLDRFWAVIPAGGVGTRLWPLSRAAAPKFLHDLTGSGQTLIRATYDRLQPLADDKVIVVTGEAHREAVCAQLADVAEENFLFEPEPKDSAAAIGLAAAVLYQRDPEAIMGSFAADQVIGPDEDFREAVVEAIATAATCKIVTIGIKPTYPSTGFGYIRQGEPLAVEGAPSAYQVAEFVEKPEAEVAERYIAAGNYFWNAGMFVAPVKLLLEHLKANEPELHDGVMAIAEAIVAGDAADVMAEIWPTLPKTAIDYAVAEPAAEAGDVAVIPGDFIWDDVGDFAAIARLNPAVNESGVTVIGETPRVYADEANGVVVTDTSRVIALIGVNDIVVVDTPDALLVTTTEHAQSVKQAVESIKAHGDDDVL, from the coding sequence GTGAACCATCAGCAGTTATCATCATCTCATATTCCGGGGCTGGACCGTTTTTGGGCCGTGATCCCTGCGGGCGGCGTGGGCACGCGGTTGTGGCCATTATCACGCGCTGCCGCTCCAAAGTTTCTTCATGATTTGACCGGATCAGGCCAGACTTTGATCCGTGCCACATATGATCGACTGCAACCGCTGGCCGACGACAAGGTGATCGTGGTGACGGGCGAAGCGCACCGGGAAGCGGTGTGTGCCCAACTGGCTGATGTGGCGGAGGAGAATTTCCTCTTTGAGCCCGAGCCCAAGGATTCTGCGGCAGCAATCGGTCTGGCCGCTGCGGTGCTCTACCAGCGCGACCCAGAAGCCATCATGGGATCATTTGCCGCTGACCAGGTCATTGGCCCTGATGAGGACTTCCGCGAGGCCGTGGTTGAAGCAATCGCCACCGCTGCGACCTGCAAAATTGTGACCATTGGGATTAAGCCGACCTACCCCTCAACTGGCTTCGGCTATATCCGCCAGGGGGAACCGCTAGCTGTCGAGGGCGCGCCCTCGGCATACCAAGTGGCCGAGTTTGTTGAAAAACCCGAAGCAGAGGTCGCCGAACGCTACATCGCGGCCGGCAATTACTTCTGGAACGCCGGGATGTTTGTTGCCCCGGTCAAATTACTGCTGGAGCACTTGAAAGCCAACGAGCCGGAATTGCATGACGGCGTGATGGCCATCGCCGAAGCGATCGTGGCTGGCGATGCAGCCGATGTCATGGCAGAAATCTGGCCGACCCTGCCCAAAACGGCGATTGATTATGCGGTCGCTGAACCCGCAGCGGAGGCCGGCGACGTGGCCGTGATTCCCGGAGACTTCATTTGGGATGACGTCGGAGACTTTGCCGCGATTGCGCGGCTGAATCCTGCAGTGAATGAATCCGGGGTGACCGTAATCGGTGAAACCCCCCGCGTCTACGCCGATGAAGCCAACGGCGTGGTCGTCACCGACACCTCGCGAGTCATCGCATTAATTGGAGTAAACGATATTGTGGTGGTAGACACTCCTGACGCGTTGTTGGTTACCACCACCGAACACGCGCAATCGGTCAAACAGGCCGTGGAATCTATCAAGGCACACGGGGACGATGATGTGTTGTGA
- a CDS encoding MazG nucleotide pyrophosphohydrolase domain-containing protein, with protein sequence MADAGLERLVWITAQLRKYCPWTQELTHHQLTEYLIEEAYEAVEVIESVPAGQWDDVAADNGTYDEFRKELGDVLFQVTLHSAIAEEADAFSVDDVADAISQKMIRRNPHVFDAHGQLLSEEQLGDVTVDDVEKNWEQIKQAENADEAATSEATRSSIYDLPPGLPALAAAAKIVDRAGRQTVDPFGEKPTATSATITVTADNIGAELFELVRLARAHDVDLESELRQYINQLR encoded by the coding sequence ATGGCTGATGCAGGACTCGAGCGCTTGGTGTGGATCACCGCCCAACTGCGCAAATACTGTCCCTGGACTCAAGAACTGACCCATCACCAGTTGACCGAGTACCTCATCGAAGAGGCCTATGAGGCCGTGGAGGTCATCGAATCCGTCCCCGCAGGACAGTGGGACGATGTGGCAGCAGACAACGGTACGTATGACGAGTTCCGCAAAGAACTCGGCGACGTGTTGTTCCAGGTGACCCTACACTCAGCGATCGCTGAAGAAGCCGACGCTTTTTCCGTCGACGACGTGGCCGATGCAATCAGCCAGAAAATGATTCGACGCAATCCACATGTTTTTGACGCACACGGTCAGCTACTTTCCGAGGAGCAGCTGGGCGACGTCACGGTGGATGACGTCGAGAAAAACTGGGAACAAATCAAGCAGGCCGAAAATGCCGATGAGGCTGCGACGAGCGAAGCTACACGGTCCTCGATCTATGACCTGCCCCCGGGGCTGCCGGCCCTAGCTGCAGCTGCAAAAATCGTGGACCGGGCCGGTCGTCAAACCGTCGACCCGTTCGGTGAAAAACCAACAGCAACCTCGGCGACGATCACGGTCACAGCCGACAATATCGGAGCCGAGCTGTTCGAACTGGTGCGTTTGGCCCGTGCCCACGATGTGGATTTAGAGTCCGAACTGCGACAGTACATTAACCAGCTCCGCTGA
- a CDS encoding cytidine deaminase, whose product MQAFEQLHAAASKILSRAYAPYSNHPVAAAALDAAGTIHTGINIENASFGLTQCAEGSMIAAWRLAAGEPLTHLVCLNQGGDYITPCGRCRQVLYEHAAPTLSIATANGPVTLAVLLPAAFGPHNLQD is encoded by the coding sequence ATGCAGGCATTTGAGCAACTGCACGCCGCAGCATCCAAGATCCTGTCTCGAGCCTACGCACCATATTCCAACCACCCCGTGGCAGCCGCCGCGCTTGATGCCGCCGGCACCATCCACACCGGGATTAACATCGAAAACGCCTCCTTCGGGCTGACCCAGTGCGCCGAGGGCTCGATGATCGCTGCCTGGCGCCTGGCCGCGGGAGAACCATTGACCCACCTGGTGTGCCTGAACCAGGGTGGAGACTACATCACCCCGTGCGGCAGATGCCGTCAGGTGTTATATGAACACGCAGCCCCAACCTTGTCGATTGCTACTGCCAACGGTCCGGTGACCCTCGCCGTGCTCCTCCCGGCAGCTTTTGGACCCCACAACCTGCAGGACTAG
- a CDS encoding cytochrome c biogenesis CcdA family protein, whose translation MDIGVLTALIGGALALLSPCGALLLPAFFASTAGSGPRLWAHGAVFSVGLLVVLVPLGLGAGMLGTLFAAHREAIVIGASALMILLGLIQMLGFGFDPSRFVPGAQQLQKQANQRTGWFKTLLLGAVSGVAGLCAGPILGAVLTLAAAKNDVWAAGSLLAVYGLGMVVPLLIIASVWKKLSPAGKARLRGKTFTVFGRELHTTSFITGLIIIAVGILFWMTNGLVTMPELLPAGASAWLQGNLSVLSNPLADAILLALVVGIILAIWIRARYRKANALAEQAAEASDTM comes from the coding sequence ATGGATATAGGTGTGTTGACCGCCTTGATTGGCGGTGCCCTGGCGCTATTGAGCCCATGCGGTGCCTTATTGCTGCCGGCATTTTTCGCTTCAACAGCGGGATCCGGGCCGAGGCTCTGGGCGCACGGCGCAGTGTTTTCGGTTGGGCTGCTCGTGGTCCTGGTGCCGCTCGGGTTAGGCGCTGGAATGCTGGGGACGCTGTTTGCAGCGCACCGCGAAGCGATAGTTATCGGTGCATCCGCCTTGATGATTCTTCTTGGACTCATTCAAATGCTCGGGTTTGGCTTCGATCCGTCCCGGTTCGTGCCGGGCGCGCAGCAACTGCAAAAACAAGCCAATCAGCGTACCGGATGGTTTAAAACCCTCTTGCTCGGTGCCGTAAGCGGTGTGGCTGGTCTATGCGCAGGCCCCATCCTTGGTGCAGTGCTGACCTTAGCGGCCGCCAAAAATGATGTCTGGGCCGCGGGCTCGCTGCTGGCAGTTTATGGCCTGGGGATGGTCGTCCCGCTTTTGATCATCGCGAGTGTATGGAAGAAACTCAGCCCGGCTGGCAAGGCCAGACTGCGTGGTAAGACCTTCACCGTTTTTGGCCGGGAGCTCCATACGACCTCATTCATCACGGGCCTTATTATTATCGCGGTCGGTATCTTGTTTTGGATGACCAATGGGTTGGTGACGATGCCCGAGCTCTTGCCTGCAGGAGCTTCGGCATGGTTGCAAGGAAACTTGAGCGTCTTAAGTAACCCGCTGGCGGATGCGATCTTGTTAGCGCTCGTGGTGGGCATCATCTTGGCGATATGGATCCGTGCACGCTACCGTAAAGCCAACGCACTGGCCGAACAAGCCGCAGAAGCCTCGGACACAATGTAG
- a CDS encoding amidohydrolase, which yields MPRITPAVREILQDTVAFRRDIHQHPELSFREHRTTDQIIATLQRFGLKPQRLESTGAYVDIGTGPIVLGIRADIDALPVKEATGLPYASIHDGIAHACGHDIHTAVCLGTAITLHRLWARTANVDVDHLALGGRIRVIFQPAEEKIPGGSLEVIKQGVLDGVPRIIALHADPSFDVGTIGTRIGAITSATDTVRVTLTGRGGHTSRPQQTQDVVYALAQIAAQVPAILSRRIDVRSGVQLTWGHIQSGHAPNAIPTTGHLAGTFRTLDADAWETGAQLLDEVIGQVAAPYGVKVALEHVRGVPPVVNREAETDLIEDATRFELGSRNIELAPQSMGGEDFAWMTKEVPGAMFRLGTRTPGGPTFDLHQGDYNPDERAIGVGIQIFTQAALRALVGAP from the coding sequence CTGCCCAGGATTACGCCGGCGGTTCGTGAGATCCTGCAAGACACGGTGGCCTTTCGTCGGGATATTCACCAGCACCCGGAACTGTCGTTTCGCGAACACCGCACGACCGATCAAATTATTGCCACCCTGCAGCGCTTCGGCCTCAAGCCGCAGCGACTAGAGTCCACCGGAGCGTATGTCGATATCGGGACCGGTCCGATCGTGCTGGGTATTCGTGCTGATATTGATGCTCTGCCCGTCAAAGAGGCTACCGGGTTGCCCTATGCTTCCATCCACGACGGGATCGCGCACGCGTGCGGCCATGACATCCACACCGCTGTCTGCCTGGGCACTGCGATTACGCTGCATCGGCTCTGGGCCAGGACCGCTAACGTTGATGTAGACCATCTGGCGCTGGGGGGACGGATCCGCGTGATCTTCCAGCCGGCAGAAGAAAAAATCCCCGGCGGATCCTTGGAAGTCATCAAGCAAGGTGTGTTAGACGGGGTACCGCGCATTATCGCCCTGCACGCTGATCCCAGCTTTGATGTCGGCACGATCGGAACCCGCATCGGGGCGATCACCTCGGCCACCGACACGGTCCGGGTCACGCTGACCGGCCGCGGCGGACATACCTCCCGACCGCAACAGACCCAGGATGTGGTCTACGCGCTGGCACAAATCGCAGCCCAGGTGCCAGCGATCTTGTCTCGGCGCATTGACGTGCGCTCGGGTGTGCAACTGACCTGGGGCCATATTCAATCCGGTCACGCCCCCAATGCGATCCCGACGACCGGACATCTCGCCGGTACCTTCCGCACCTTGGATGCCGACGCATGGGAGACCGGTGCCCAGCTGCTCGATGAAGTCATCGGTCAGGTTGCCGCACCCTACGGTGTAAAAGTCGCCTTAGAACATGTCCGGGGCGTGCCTCCGGTGGTCAATCGCGAAGCCGAAACAGATCTCATTGAAGACGCGACCCGATTCGAACTCGGCTCCCGCAATATCGAATTGGCACCCCAATCCATGGGCGGCGAAGATTTCGCGTGGATGACCAAAGAAGTCCCGGGCGCGATGTTCCGTCTCGGCACCCGGACCCCGGGCGGACCAACCTTCGACCTGCACCAGGGCGATTACAACCCGGATGAACGCGCCATCGGGGTCGGTATCCAAATCTTCACCCAGGCCGCCCTGCGAGCTCTGGTCGGAGCGCCGTAA
- a CDS encoding DedA family protein, whose translation MLDFLEDIILDAAEAWWMPLAVFLLSLIDGFFPVVPSESVLVALASIYDQRENINLVQLFFLGWFGAFIGDQVAYWLGRTIGVTRFRWMRTRSVVRAIGGVRQTLQYSGAMVIITARHIPGGRVAVNFIAGATRMKLIKFMSLDFISAAIWAAYSLAIGYFTAGWLDNTVLQIGLALIVAAILGWLIDRGIKRFMRSRLDKQAHQDAPNQETGLDSDS comes from the coding sequence GTGTTGGACTTTCTTGAAGACATCATTCTCGATGCCGCCGAAGCCTGGTGGATGCCGCTTGCAGTCTTTTTACTGAGTCTCATCGACGGGTTCTTTCCGGTTGTCCCATCGGAATCCGTCCTCGTAGCACTGGCTTCGATCTACGATCAGCGCGAAAATATTAACCTGGTTCAACTGTTTTTCCTCGGCTGGTTCGGCGCCTTTATCGGAGACCAAGTCGCCTACTGGTTAGGGCGCACCATCGGGGTCACCCGATTCCGCTGGATGCGCACCCGAAGCGTGGTCCGTGCCATCGGGGGAGTGCGTCAGACACTGCAGTATTCCGGGGCAATGGTTATTATCACCGCCCGCCACATCCCCGGCGGCCGAGTCGCTGTGAACTTCATCGCCGGTGCCACCCGGATGAAGCTGATCAAGTTCATGAGCCTTGACTTCATCTCGGCCGCCATCTGGGCGGCCTATTCCCTGGCGATCGGCTATTTCACCGCGGGCTGGTTGGACAACACCGTGCTCCAAATCGGTCTGGCGCTCATCGTGGCAGCCATCCTGGGATGGCTCATTGATCGAGGAATCAAACGCTTCATGCGCTCGCGGTTGGACAAACAAGCTCACCAAGATGCTCCCAACCAGGAAACTGGCCTAGACTCGGACTCGTGA
- a CDS encoding adenosine deaminase: MKHESTDIEAPGPEDELHLDPFALDLASLPKVSLHDHLDGGLRVGTVWELSQDIGHELPAESEEELATWFAEAANAGSLPKYLEMFDHTTAVMQTAPALQRIAYEFAMDLVEDGVVYGEVRWAPEQHTRGGLSLDEAVEAVTAGLERAMTELDGRLQVHQILCAMRQNSVENAQEIAELTHRHRPAGSVVAFDIAGPEEGFPATRFADVFAWLDERFVPITIHAGEADGIDSIAGALTAGRALRIGHGVHIIDDLSNVELDDDQEIMVWGDVANRTLYNNTVLELCPTSNIQTAAVETGPEDNPLKNHPFDVLYRSGFAVTVNPDNRLISGVSLTDELYTLAAVYGYTMVDLLEFQLNAVKGAFQTEYARDQLSEFIEFSWMDVIAGVHDEDDPEAPVFFVEFEDDEQKD; the protein is encoded by the coding sequence ATGAAACACGAATCCACTGATATCGAAGCTCCGGGTCCAGAAGACGAACTGCACCTGGACCCGTTTGCCCTCGACCTGGCCAGCCTGCCGAAAGTCTCCCTGCACGACCACCTCGACGGTGGGCTGCGCGTAGGCACCGTCTGGGAACTGTCCCAAGACATCGGGCACGAGCTGCCAGCCGAGTCAGAAGAAGAGCTGGCCACCTGGTTTGCCGAAGCCGCCAATGCCGGTTCGCTACCCAAATACTTAGAAATGTTCGATCACACCACCGCCGTGATGCAGACCGCACCCGCACTGCAGCGCATCGCCTACGAATTCGCGATGGACCTGGTCGAAGACGGCGTCGTCTACGGTGAAGTCCGGTGGGCCCCAGAACAACACACCCGCGGCGGACTCAGCCTCGATGAAGCAGTCGAAGCCGTCACCGCAGGACTAGAACGCGCAATGACCGAACTCGACGGTCGACTCCAAGTCCACCAAATCCTGTGCGCCATGCGCCAGAACTCGGTGGAAAATGCCCAAGAAATCGCCGAACTGACCCACCGACACCGCCCAGCCGGTTCCGTGGTCGCTTTCGATATCGCCGGTCCCGAAGAAGGCTTCCCTGCCACCCGCTTCGCTGACGTTTTTGCGTGGCTTGATGAACGATTCGTACCCATCACCATTCACGCCGGAGAAGCCGACGGAATCGACTCGATCGCTGGTGCACTGACCGCAGGCCGTGCCCTGCGCATCGGCCACGGCGTCCATATCATCGATGACCTGTCCAATGTGGAACTCGACGACGACCAAGAAATCATGGTCTGGGGAGACGTCGCCAACCGCACCCTGTACAACAACACCGTGCTCGAGCTGTGCCCGACCTCCAATATTCAGACCGCAGCCGTCGAAACCGGGCCAGAAGATAACCCGCTGAAAAACCACCCATTTGATGTGCTGTACCGTTCCGGATTCGCGGTCACGGTCAACCCTGACAATCGTTTGATCTCAGGTGTCTCTTTGACCGATGAGCTCTACACGCTCGCGGCCGTCTACGGGTACACGATGGTGGATCTGTTGGAATTCCAGCTCAATGCGGTCAAAGGGGCCTTCCAAACCGAATACGCCCGCGACCAGTTGAGCGAATTCATCGAATTCTCGTGGATGGATGTCATCGCCGGTGTCCACGACGAGGACGATCCCGAAGCACCCGTGTTTTTCGTCGAGTTCGAAGACGACGAGCAGAAAGACTAA
- the sdhC gene encoding succinate dehydrogenase, cytochrome b556 subunit: MSTATTAQQSPPAEKKSGRGTLYRGKEGMWSWVGHRITGVVIFLFLLVHVLDTALVRVSPEAYDAVIGTYKNWYMAIGEAGLVAAIVYHAFNGIRVILVDFWDKGTKYQRHMLWTVMILWVVVFGAFCVRHFMLVLGG; encoded by the coding sequence GTGTCTACTGCGACAACCGCGCAGCAGTCGCCTCCTGCCGAAAAGAAATCCGGCAGAGGAACGCTGTATCGCGGAAAAGAAGGTATGTGGTCCTGGGTTGGCCACCGAATCACCGGTGTGGTGATTTTCTTATTCTTATTAGTCCACGTGCTCGATACCGCGCTGGTCCGGGTTTCACCCGAAGCCTACGACGCTGTCATCGGTACCTACAAGAACTGGTACATGGCAATCGGCGAAGCCGGTCTCGTCGCGGCGATCGTGTATCACGCATTTAACGGCATCCGCGTCATTCTGGTTGATTTCTGGGACAAGGGCACCAAGTACCAGCGCCATATGCTGTGGACTGTCATGATCCTGTGGGTCGTCGTTTTCGGTGCATTCTGCGTGCGCCACTTCATGCTGGTGCTGGGAGGTTAA
- a CDS encoding succinate dehydrogenase hydrophobic membrane anchor subunit: protein MTVQQQRNIAAPRSGEIDPKYLRSSASSSSNWEMFKWLFMRISGPILLVLIFTHLFSNLMVGDGVQGLNFGFVAGKWASPLWQIWDLVMLWLAMIHGTIGVATIIDDYTSKDRTRVAFKTALYLASIAIIVLGTLVIFTFEPCMTDAAGNLLDNSPSFCYNL, encoded by the coding sequence ATGACGGTTCAACAGCAAAGAAACATCGCCGCGCCACGAAGCGGCGAGATCGATCCGAAATATCTCCGCTCATCCGCATCATCGAGCTCGAACTGGGAAATGTTCAAGTGGCTCTTCATGCGGATCTCAGGACCAATCTTGTTGGTCCTGATCTTTACGCACCTGTTTTCCAACCTCATGGTTGGTGACGGTGTACAAGGTCTGAACTTTGGTTTTGTCGCTGGCAAATGGGCGTCCCCACTCTGGCAAATCTGGGACTTGGTCATGCTGTGGCTGGCAATGATTCACGGCACCATTGGTGTCGCCACGATCATTGACGACTACACCTCCAAAGACCGGACCCGTGTGGCATTCAAAACTGCCCTGTACCTTGCAAGCATTGCCATCATCGTGCTCGGCACCCTGGTGATCTTCACCTTCGAACCATGCATGACCGATGCTGCAGGCAACTTGCTCGATAACTCGCCAAGCTTCTGCTACAACCTGTAA